In Mytilus trossulus isolate FHL-02 chromosome 6, PNRI_Mtr1.1.1.hap1, whole genome shotgun sequence, a single window of DNA contains:
- the LOC134723407 gene encoding uncharacterized protein LOC134723407 → MNDTNTTTTVSTGFTGYIIAPLALITVTVNVFFFVFGIKTLEKRAHTMLVISMCGGDCVYGIALFLLAFINKVGGAFSGLCMSQITLIFVSVNMALTVALMICIERFLTIKLYNYGILSRSDGWKKKMTAILLCLTNGYVIVCIIAVPRRQIEITVCYMRVFYDPYNYQIIAALLSGLFVCLSLAIIVIYSLILLVISNMMKKVNPLSKAPSNIKKEGSTAEVSSSIGTELCSDQTYDRICHVKSPQDKSSLNGKKMDARVENTTDIELDPRILSATRVKIEMIDCTDGSSKRRKTSDTRNFCAEGNDKVNDRNVEIGERKVKKENALKIAWRKWEFRALATSGYVIGSTLLLHGPMIICLLADGIGHSFPFAIGNISALLVALQCIINPFIYVFRFKELRKAMKKLFCCKKDTTVVNQ, encoded by the coding sequence ATGAATGACACAAATACTACCACCACAGTGAGTACCGGCTTTACTGGATATATAATTGCACCATTGGCGTTGATTACCGTCACCgtcaatgttttcttttttgtttttggaatTAAGACTTTAGAAAAAAGAGCTCATACAATGTTAGTAATATCAATGTGCGGAGGGGATTGTGTGTATGGCATCGCATTATTCTTGCTTGCATTTATCAACAAGGTAGGCGGTGCTTTCAGTGGATTGTGTATGTCACAAATCACACTTATATTTGTTTCAGTGAACATGGCACTAACAGTTGCTTTGATGATTTGTATTGAACGGTTTTTGACGATAAAACTTTACAATTATGGTATCCTTTCACGTTCAGATGGATGGAAAAAGAAGATGACCGCCATTTTATTATGCTTGACAAATGGATATGTCATTGTCTGTATAATTGCAGTACCACGACGTCAAATTGAAATTACCGTTTGTTATATGCGTGTTTTTTACGATCCATACAATTACCAGATTATTGCAGCTTTACTATCGGGTCTGTTTGTTTGTCTCTCTCTTGCAATTATTGTCATATATTCGTTAATATTACTTGTTATTTCCAACATGATGAAGAAAGTCAACCCTTTATCGAAAGCACCATCCAATATCAAAAAGGAAGGCTCAACTGCTGAAGTAAGTAGTAGCATTGGAACAGAGCTCTGTTCTGATCAAACATATGACCGTATTTGCCATGTTAAATCCCCTCAAGATAAAAGTTCCCTCAACGGTAAAAAGATGGATGCAAGGGTAGAAAATACCACGGATATTGAATTGGATCCAAGGATATTATCAGCTACAAGagtaaaaattgaaatgatagATTGCACAGATGGCTcatcaaaaagaagaaaaacctCAGACACTCGAAACTTTTGCGCAGAAGGCAATGACAAGGTCAATGATAGGAACGTAGAAATAGGCGAAAGAAAAGTTAAGAAAGAAAACGCATTAAAAATTGCTTGGAGAAAATGGGAATTTCGAGCTTTAGCTACATCAGGATACGTCATTGGTTCAACTTTATTGCTTCATGGTCCTATGATCATATGCCTTCTTGCGGACGGAATTGGTCATTCTTTTCCTTTTGCTATAGGAAACATTTCTGCACTGCTTGTTGCCCTTCAGTGTATTATAAATCCTTTCATTTATGTATTTCGATTCAAAGAGCTTCGAAAAGCTATGAAGAAACTCTTCTGTTGCAAAAAAGATACAACAGTGGTGAACCAGTAG